Sequence from the Helianthus annuus cultivar XRQ/B chromosome 13, HanXRQr2.0-SUNRISE, whole genome shotgun sequence genome:
AGATTAGTTTTCTATTTAAAATGAGTATTGAACGTCTTTAACATCTAGTTGACCAGGTTTTTGTTGCAACTTAAAGTTGTTGTAAGAGGAACCAAATAATGAGAATGCATTCGTTGAAACAGTCGACTAAGATGGAACTGGCAAGCCAATCCAACTTGGTCGCCCGCCACATAGACCAATTACACAAGTTTGAACCCCAGGACCACCTCTTGGTATTTCATCCGCCACCTAGACACACATGCACCACATGGCGCCGCTTATATGGTTCGCACCATACATCTGGATCAATCATGCGGCACATCATGCCATGTCACCTGTCAACCCGATCTCTAGAGGGTTCGCGCCATGCATCTGGATCGATCATGTGGCACAACATGCCATGTCACCTGTCAAACCGATCTTGTGCCATACATGCTTCCGCCACGCCACATCCAGACCCACCAAACCTAGTCATGCACTACGCTCCACACGACCCATGTCACTGACCACACAACGATGCGAGTGTACAAATAGCAAAGTGCGTCATCAAAGCACTCATTGCCCACGCATGTGTGAGTGAAGGGTGCACGACTTCAAAGTCACTTTCATGAGCTCTACCTCAAAATGTGGGGGTGTCGCCTCCTACGTCTTGGGTTGTCGCAGTGGTTACACACTTACACCCCTACATTAAATAAACTGTAAGGTTGTGTTtagtatgcaggaatgagaggcgGAATAACACGGAATATTGCGAGAGAATGAAAAGAACGTGTTTGGTAGGTTGAGTTAACAGAATCACAGATTACATAAGTCATTTCATTCTCTCTAATTCATTCCATCCACCACTTGTTTTTTCTATTCCATTCCCTCTCCCGCACTTCATCTCCACCAccgacaaccaccaccaccactcgccAACCACCTCTTTCACCACCACCCGTCCTCGCCGCCACCCTCCGCCACTGACCACCACCAGCGACCACTGCCAGCCATCGTcgacaccaccaccaccgcaatCCGCCACCGACACCACACATGTCGCCGCCACCTACAACGACGACGACCACCACCCATTACCGTCACCCACCGCCAGTTTTATTCCTTCGTCTTGAGTTGTCGCAGCGGTTACACACTTGCATTTAAGGGGGTTCGGGGCGTCTTCGGGGACTTCAAGCGGGGAGGGATTTTGCCGATTAGGGGGGTACCGCCATTAAGGCGGGGGATGAAATCGGGGAAGCAAATGGGGGTGGAGGCAccgaagagagggggaggagagagagaggagagagggagaggggaccaatcaatgcttttctttttttttttaaaaaaaaaaaaaccaatttacctaagaggggagtgccgccatcaatttagggtgttaggggagtttaagaggggagttgacgtggcacacgaggattggtttggcgtaagagaggggactcacctattaggtgagcacccccttcaccctaagaccatgtgtagtggttatacactataatgcccccaccatggggcgttttgcgccatgtggcgtcctagtcagcatgggggcattatagaaaaagtggtgtagtggtataatgccccataatgccccattcaatcattttacaatcatttcccaattatttttttaaatttaaaacataaaaaaacttcattaatttaaaaataaaattacattacatgaaaaaaaaaataaaaaaaaaaactgaaaaaaaaaaccgaaaataaaaaaaaacagaaaaaaaaatacaatactagaaaaaaaaaactagttttcgtcttcgctttcgtcaccctcgccaacttcgtcttcctcgtcctccgtttcttcctctccctcaggtggtacgtaccgaaccgaccatgcgtggtgtaccaaatcaaccattaactgggaatggtacggttcgtaacgcaactctcgcgcgttactcactctttcttccattgacgCCTGCGGATGCTCCTGGTGAACGGCTTCTGGCACATAATTCTGGcatatcgcctttccttcgtcttccaaaatcatgttgtgcatgattatacaagcgtacatagcatctctcattttttgcttgctccatgcacgacaaggatttctcaagtattgccagcgttgtttaagaaccccaaagcatctctcaatgtcttttcgtgaagactcttgaacctttttaaagtaTGCTCTTTTCTCATCGATAGGATCACTAAACGTCTTCACAAAaatcgaatacctaggataaattccgtcgctcaaataatatccatgggggtagtagtttccatttgcgtaaaacgacggttttggagctttgccagaaatccactcctctaacaacggcgattgttcaaaaacattgatatcattgcatgacccgaccacgccaaagtaagccgaccaaacccaaaggtcctgtGAAGCAACCGCCTGAAGAATAATAGTGGGTCCTTTTTGGTCACCACGTGTGTGTTGGCCTCGCCATGCAGTCGGGCAGTTATCCCAACGCCAATGCATGCAATCTATGCTCCCGATCATACCAGGCAAACCATGCTCGGCATTATGTACCTCGTAGATCTTTTGAAGGTCCTCCCATGTAGGCGTTCTAAGATAACGTGCACCGTACACATCAattatacctttataaaaaaaatatagacaaacataagattcaaaaaaaaaaaaaaatttctaagCATACGcgccgtttaaaaaaaaataaaactaaagtATAAGAATTGTACCGCGACAAAAATGTTCCAAGCTATCTCGTGTTGTTTTCTCCGCCATTTTtagatactcgtcgttgatgtcggtagtgttaccataagcaaggattcgtaatgccgacgtacacttttggataccggtgaatccaagtgcccctctcgcatccggtttttgtttaaaataatcgtaGTTGCCTTCCAAGTCGTTGACTATGCGTAGAAACAACCGTTTACTCATCCGGAAACGACGCCTAAAAACTTCGTTTGAAAATGTCGGCGTCTCgtcaaaatagtctttcatcaaacgctcgtGTGCCGCGCGTCGGTCTCGTTCAACATAGCCTCTTTTATTTTTTGGGGCTTCGGGCCGACGAGAATGGTTGACATATCGCACCGCTAGTTgacatgcactcgtaaccgcctcttgctcaagctcctcatcggtcgaaccatcgccatccgcaaaaaactcgttgtagtaaaaatttatcatggatgaagaactaggagaatccatcaagtttttttaaaaaatgtgGGATTTTTTAGAGAGGTTTTGAGATTGTTTTTgttgaaaatggatgagttttgattgtttatatatatatatatacttaatatttaaaaaaaaaaattaaatcaacTAGCCGTTGGAGGACTAGCCGTTTGATTGGTTGGTCAAAGTTTGAAGAGCGTTTTAATTTAAACGCCGGGccaattttttttcgaaaatcacGCCCTATAACGCCTACCGTAATGGTAGGCGGGGTGTTATAGGGCGTTATAAaccaaaattttttaaaaaacacgCCCCGTTACGCATGGTATATCAAACTCTAAAATCAAGTGAAATTAAAAGCATCTTTATGCTTCCTGTCCAAACCACGTAAAGTCATCATACCTTTGCTGCACTTAAACTTCAATTAAAAACACTATTTATCACTCAACAAACAAACACttttctctccctctctctctagaaatcATCTCCGATCCAAATAAacttttctagagagagaaacacgCCATTGTTGTTCTCGGATCAACACTCACTTTCACGATCCTCTAACTCCAATCCGTCTTCATTCCTCATTCCGACTTCAACAACTTCACACGAATCAATCGATCTCAGATCCGGTCGATCAATCAACCGATTGATCGGTTAATTTGAGATTTCAAACCCTAGAAACCTGTATATTCCAGATCTCGAAGAACTGGAGTCCGTACAGGAGAATCCTCATCAGTCCGTGAAGCCTCCTGCAACCGCCGCAGCCGGAAACGGTCAGATCCGGTACCGATCTCCATCCGCCGCGGAGCTTCTAGAAGGTCAGGTGTTTTCTCCGACTCCGGTGGCGGATCAGAGTGATAAGATGATGAAACGACGTCAGCCGTTGTATAATGAGTCTGTTGCTGATAAAATTAACCGTTACCGCGGGGTTATTATGGTCATTTCGATACCTTTGGTTCTTATCtcgtttgtgttgtttgtgatgCCTGGTAGTAGGTCGCCGAACGACGGCGTTTTGTCTAGTAATCGGAAGTTTTCGCCGAATTATTCGTTGCAAGTGGATCCGACGTCGTATAGGTATGCTGTGATTTTTGATGCTGGTAGTTCCGGGAGTAGAGTTCATGTGTTCTGTTTTGATCAGAATTTGGATCTTGTGCACATTGGGAATGAACTTGAGCTTTTTGAGCAGGTACTTTATGGCCTTATATTGTTGATTTTTTTGCATTGCTGTTATCATGTATGGTGATTTGTTTCTTTGGTGCATAGTAATGTCAGACTTATCAACAAGTATGCGGAATTAACTGTAGTTTAGTTTAGAAACAGGAATGGATAATGCTGTACCAGTGAACATAAGTTAGGGCTGTGCATAGTTGTCAACAGCGAGCGTAGCGATTGCTATAGCGCGCTCGGCGCTACGTAGCTTATAGGTCTAGATCTAGGGTTGTAGCGATAGATAGCGATAATAGCcacaacttgttttattttttttaatataaatagcaattaaatattgctataaaatagctgggttttatgtttttgttaaatatacgtgtaaaataacatatataccagggtattttgatataatatacatataaaattttctaaaaaaaattctattgtatcgctatttataaaatggccgcccgctatttatcgctattcgcatataggtaccttatcgctatttgtcgctattcacCATTAACAACTATGGGGCTGTGATATGTACCAATTGGATTTTAGATAACAAGAATGTGGATTGGAAGAGACCAGAAGAATATTTAAAGAGAAATTAGACTAAATTCATACTTTTTCGTTCATTACCTTAATCTAAATACATCTGGCTCATATATATATAGCCTTACAGAAACAATACGAAATAAACAAAATGGCCAACTTGCAACTAAGAAAACCATCACCACTAATGGTTAACCCACTATCTAATCATGCAAAAGAATAATAATAACTGTTAGCAAATGGGAACTTTTTCTTGCAACCGACTATCCTTGATGACCTGGAACCGTATGTGCATGGTTTGTAGAACATGGCACATATTAGGCTGGTGGTTCTGATCCCTTTTACTGCATAAATGATTGGACATTTTGTTTTTAGATAGATTTACTAAGGAGATTAAATGTTGGTTTACGTGAATGCACATCTAATAGCTCTATGTGTGGCCTTGAGCTTGTTTAGTAAATGAGGCTTCGCTtaagctcggctcgattcgagttTTTAGCGAGTTGAGTAGATCACGAGCGGCTCAGCTGGTTTACACCCCTATTTGTGAGATGGACATAGTGAAAAGATTATGTGTCCCGCTTCTATGTACTAACCCAATAAGTCTCTTAAGATCGTCAAACGAATAGATGCCCAATTTAATCCAAACCTGACTATCTATAAGTTTGAATATTCCTGGCATTTTAAGGCAATCAATATCTGCTTTCAGTTGTTATCTACATTCTAGTATACCTGCTGTCAGAAAAATGACTTTAAGATTATTCAAATGCTGCTTCTATATTGTAGTTGAAACCAGGTTTGAGTGCGCACGCAAGCAACCCGAAAGAGGCGGCAGACTCTCTTCTTCCTCTACTAGAGAAAGCAGAAAAGGTTGTTCCacaaaatatgcgcgaaaatacaCCTGTGAAAGTTGGGGTAAGTAATTTATATTATCACAAATATGTAATACCACTTTAGAATTTTGCTATCGCTCTATGCTTATATACTTGAATTATACATCTATATTCAGGCAACTGCAGGTCTTAGACAGTTGGGAGTTGATGCATCTGAAAGAATTTTGCAAGCTGTAAGCACTATATACTACTCTTAAAAATCCACTTTAAAAGTTTTCCACCCTGTATTATGTTTATATATTTtgtattaatattattaaaatatatGTTAATATAGGTAAAAGATGTTCTAAAAGTTAAAAGCAGCCTCAAGTCGGATGATGATTGGGTAACTGTTTTGGATGGAACTCAAGAAGGTGCTTATCAATGGGTAAGCTACTTCTTTCACCCTCCAAAATGTATAAGTTATTAGCAAAAGCATTATGCCTATTTTATGTTTGTTCATGCATTCAGAAAATTTTAAAATACTTTCTGACAAAACATGTTCCTTGTCATATCATATACGTGTTTCACGCACTAATATCTTGTTAATGCCCACAGGTGACCATAAATTATCTTCTAAAAAAATTGGGCAAGAAATATTCACAGACTGTCGGGGTAGTTGATCTTGGTGGTGGATCAGTACAAATGGCATATGCTATTTCAGAAGCCGATGCTGCAAAGGCTCCAAGGATAACAAATGGAGAGGATACTTACGTGAAGGAAATGTATCTCATGGGAACCAAATATTACCTTTATGTTCACAGGTCAGCCTTcttatctatttaaaaaaaaaaaaacaaaaacaaaaagatgtAACATCTCTACACAGTAAAATTGGAATCTTGTTGGTCTTGCAGTTACTTGAAGTACGGATTATTGGCAGCTAGAGCTGAGATTTTGGGAGTTTCAAAAGATTCCGATAATCCATGCATCTTAGCTGGCTATAATGGTAATGCTTAATCAGTCTCCTTAGCGCTAATGACGTTCTAAAAtgggatccttaattgtttttttttttggtcttaTATTTTAGATGTTTATAAGTATGGAGGAAATGATTACAAAGCTTCAGCTCTTCCTTCGGGTTCAAACTGGAACAAGTGCAGGGAAGAAGCAATTAAAGCGCTAAAAGTAAACGAACCAACGTGCACTCACATGAAATGCACGTTCGGTGGGATATggaacggtggt
This genomic interval carries:
- the LOC110898129 gene encoding apyrase 2, with translation MMKRRQPLYNESVADKINRYRGVIMVISIPLVLISFVLFVMPGSRSPNDGVLSSNRKFSPNYSLQVDPTSYRYAVIFDAGSSGSRVHVFCFDQNLDLVHIGNELELFEQLKPGLSAHASNPKEAADSLLPLLEKAEKVVPQNMRENTPVKVGATAGLRQLGVDASERILQAVKDVLKVKSSLKSDDDWVTVLDGTQEGAYQWVTINYLLKKLGKKYSQTVGVVDLGGGSVQMAYAISEADAAKAPRITNGEDTYVKEMYLMGTKYYLYVHSYLKYGLLAARAEILGVSKDSDNPCILAGYNDVYKYGGNDYKASALPSGSNWNKCREEAIKALKVNEPTCTHMKCTFGGIWNGGGGEGQKNLFVASFFFDRAAEAGFVDASKPVAKVHPIDFQTAAQRACQTTLEDAKSQYPKVESSNLPYLCMDLVYQYTLLVDGFDLEPQQQITLVKQVEYQNSLVEAAWPLGSAIEAVSAAS